In one Alnus glutinosa chromosome 12, dhAlnGlut1.1, whole genome shotgun sequence genomic region, the following are encoded:
- the LOC133851058 gene encoding pentatricopeptide repeat-containing protein At2g17670 has product MGKFPPSLRSTISTTLMKKQSSVIPAKSPAPPPPLNSRHFPKKPTRRTTPQLSGKTQDSSSSPPPSPFKSPNLSDAKKLIDSIISSTNARVLLDLRFHNSLLQSYASISTVHDSISLLRHMVKSHPSFSPDRFTYNILLSQSCKEPDCTLASVHQTLNLMLTNGFEPDRVTTDIAVRSLCLAGRIEHAIELVKELSSKHTKPDTYTYNFLVKHLCKSRALSTVYNFIDDMRNSFDLKPDLITYTILIDNVCNTKNLREAMRLVGVLNEEGFKPDCFVYNTIMKGYCMLSRGSEAIGVYNKMKEEGVEPDLVTYNTLIFGLSKAGRVREARKLLGIMAEKGHFPDAVTYTSLMNGMCREGDALGALALLEEMEAKGCSPNSCTYNTLLNGLCKSRILEKGIELYGVMKSENMKLETAAYATFVRALCREGRVAEAYEVFDYAVESKSLMDVAAYTTLESSLKWLKKAKEQGHAI; this is encoded by the coding sequence atgggaaagTTCCCACCATCACTGCGTTCAACAATCTCAACTACGCTCATGAAAAAGCAATCTTCTGTTATTCCTGCAAAGTCCCCAGCCCCACCCCCGCCTCTAAATTCCCGTCACTTTCCCAAGAAACCCACCAGGAGAACAACCCCACAACTTTCAGGGAAAACCCAAgactcctcctcctctcccccACCGTCCCCTTTCAAATCCCCAAACCTCTCTGATGCCAAGAAGCTCATCGACTCCATCATCTCCTCCACCAACGCCAGAGTCCTGCTCGACCTTCGCTTCCACAACTCTCTCCTCCAATCCTATGCCTCCATCTCCACCGTCCACGACTCCATCTCGCTCCTCCGCCACATGGTCAAGTCCCACCCTTCCTTCTCCCCCGACCGATTCACCTACAACATCCTACTCTCCCAGTCCTGCAAAGAACCCGACTGCACTCTCGCCTCTGTTCACCAGACCCTCAATCTTATGCTCACCAATGGGTTTGAACCTGATAGGGTCACCACAGATATTGCCGTCCGGTCGCTCTGCTTAGCGGGTCGAATTGAGCATGCTATTGAATTGGTAAAAGAATTATCTTCAAAACACACTAAGCCTGATACTTATACGTATAATTTTCTTGTTAAGCATCTCTGTAAGTCCAGGGCTTTGAGCACGGtctataattttattgatgatATGCGAAACTCCTTTGATTTGAAGCCTGATCTTATTACTTATACAATTTTGATTGATAATGTGTGTAATACAAAGAATCTCCGCGAGGCGATGAGGTTGGTGGGTGTGCTTAATGAGGAGGGGTTTAAGCCTGATTGCTTTGTTTACAATACAATTATGAAGGGCTATTGTATGTTAAGTAGAGGGAGTGAAGCAATTGgggtttataataaaatgaaggAGGAAGGCGTGGAGCCTGATCTTGTTACATATAACACATTGATTTTTGGGTTGTCGAAGGCCGGCCGGGTTAGGGAAGCTAGGAAGCTTCTGGGTATTATGGCGGAGAAGGGTCATTTCCCAGATGCTGTTACGTACACTTCGCTGATGAATGGGATGTGTCGGGAGGGGGATGCTTTGGGTGCATTGGCGTTGTTGGAGGAGATGGAAGCAAAGGGGTGTAGTCCTAATTCTTGCACTTACAATACGCTGCTTAATGGATTGTGCAAGTCTAGAATTTTGGAAAAAGGGATTGAACTGTATGGGGTGATGAAATCAGAGAATATGAAGCTTGAGACGGCGGCCTATGCTACCTTCGTGAGGGCACTTTGTAGGGAAGGGAGGGTAGCAGAAGCTTATGAAGTGTTTGATTATGCGGTTGAGAGTAAGAGTTTAATGGATGTTGCTGCTTACACAACATTGGAAAGTTCGCTTAAATGGCTGAAGAAAGCTAAAGAACAGGGCCATGCTATCTAA
- the LOC133851059 gene encoding isocitrate dehydrogenase [NAD] regulatory subunit 3, mitochondrial yields the protein MARKAIPVLKQLLSKPPGPATRLNPARSVTYMPRPGDGTPRPVTLIPGDGIGPLVTGAVEQVMEAMHAPVYFERYEVRGDMKRVPEEVIESIKKNKVCLKGGLVTPMGGGVSSLNVQLRKELDLYASLVNCFNLPGLPTRHENVDIVVIRENTEGEYSGLEHEVVPGVVESLKVITKFCSERIAKYAFEYSYLNNRKKVTAVHKANIMKLADGLFLESCREVATKYPGIQYNEIIVDNCCMQLVSKPEQFDVMVTPNLYGNLVANTAAGIAGGTGVMPGGNVGADHAIFEQGASAGNVGNEKLLEQKKANPVALLLSSAMMLRHLQFPSFADRLETAVKQVIKEGEYRTRDLGGHSTTQEVVDAVLAALD from the exons ATGGCGAGAAAAGCCATACCCGTTCTGAAACAACTCCTCTCGAAACCGCCAGGCCCCGCCACGCGCCTCAACCCAGCCCGGTCCGTGACGTACATGCCCCGGCCGGGAGACGGCACTCCACGCCCCGTGACATTGATCCCGGGAGACGGGATCGGACCACTGGTGACCGGTGCGGTGGAGCAGGTGATGGAGGCGATGCACGCGCCGGTGTACTTCGAGCGGTACGAGGTGCGCGGGGACATGAAGAGGGTCCCCGAGGAGGTGATAGAGTCGATCAAGAAGAACAAGGTGTGCCTGAAGGGCGGGCTGGTCACGCCCATGGGCGGCGGCGTGAGCTCGCTCAACGTGCAGCTCAGGAAGGAGCTCGACCTCTACGCCTCGCTTGTCAACTGCTTCAACCTCCCGGGCCTCCCCACGCGCCATGAGAACGTCGACATCGTCGTCATTAGAGAGAACACCGAGGGCGAGTACTCTGGCCTCGAGCACGAGGTCGTTCCCGGCGTCGTCGAAAGCCTCAAG GTGATAACAAAGTTCTGTTCGGAGAGGATTGCAAAGTATGCATTCGAGTATTCTTACTTGAATAACAGGAAGAAGGTGACTGCTGTGCACAAAGCAAACATTATGAAGCTTGCAGATGGTCTGTTCTTAGAATCTTGTCGAGAGGTTGCGACAAAATATCCTGGAATCCAGTACAATGAGATTATTGTGGACAACTGCTGCATGCAACTTGTTTCAAAGCCTGAGCAATTTGATGTCATG GTGACACCAAATCTTTATGGTAATCTAGTTGCAAATACAGCAGCTGGTATTGCTGGTGGCACAGGAGTCATGCCGGGAG GCAATGTCGGGGCTGATCATGCTATCTTTGAGCAAGGTGCTTCGGCAGGGAACGTGGGCAATGAGAAACTATTGGAACAAAAGAAAGCCAACCCAGTAGCCCTGCTTCTCTCATCTGCCATGATGCTGAGACATCTCCAGTTTCCTTCATTTGCTGATCGATTAGAGACTGCTGTGAAGCAAGTGATAAAAGAGGGCGAGTACCGGACAAGGGACCTTGGTGGACACAGCACAACTCAAGAAGTGGTTGATGCGGTTCTAGCCGCTCTAGACTGA
- the LOC133851060 gene encoding squamosa promoter-binding-like protein 3, which yields MANRSFEKEEEYVGQEQEDTQHYDDHDNEDEEEEEEQELEYRRKKVMIRVVSAGQRLSALAPFVNCSSISSIGSLRCQADECGVELRMAKAYHKRHKVCERHAKAAVVLVSGLRQRFCQQCSKFHEISQFDNNKKSCREKLAGHNERRRKTHTELQAEDDEQKLSEPRMNGSLLKAMRYSDYGNMSFQGSSNMKHSCSK from the exons ATGGCCAACAGATCTTtcgagaaagaagaagaatatgtaGGACAGGAACAAGAAGATACTCAACATTATGATGATCATGATAATGAagacgaggaagaagaagaagagcaggAGCTAGAATATAGAAGGAAGAAGGTGATGATAAGGGTTGTCTCAGCTGGGCAGAGACTAAGTGCTTTGGCGCCCTTTGTAAATTGTAGTAGTATTAGTAGCATTGGCTCATTACGTTGCCAGGCTGATGAATGTGGTGTGGAATTGCGAATGGCGAAGGCATATCACAAGCGCCATAAGGTTTGCGAGCGCCACGCCAAGGCGGCTGTGGTTTTGGTCAGCGGCCTTCGCCAGAGGTTTTGCCAGCAGTGTAGCAA GTTTCATGAAATTTCACAGTTTGATAATAACAAAAAGAGTTGTCGGGAAAAGTTAGCCGGTCATAATGAGCGTCGGAGAAAAACACATACAGAACTTCAGGCAGAGGATGATGAACAGAAGCTATCAGAGCCCAGAATGAATGGCAGCTTGCTGAAAGCCATGAGGTATTCGGATTATGGAAACATGAGTTTTCAAGGGAGCTCAAACATGAAGCATTCTTGCAGTAAATGA
- the LOC133852080 gene encoding isovalerate--CoA ligase CCL2 gives MNHFFKNSLSRFICSSNHFHSSFFTQNSCKKFSHFSGSFEPESWRSMEGLVRCSANYVPLTPISFLERAAKAYGDRNSVVYGSVKYTWAETHERCLRLASALTQLGISRGDVVATLAPNIPAMQELHFAVPMAGAVLCTLNTRYDSAMLSSLLRHSEAKIIFVDYQLLEIAQGALHLLAKTDTKPPFQVLISESDGPCPIDIASETCEYERLLANGHDGFEIRRPNSEWDSISLNYTSGTTSRPKGVVYGHRGAYLNSLATVLLHGIGSMPVYLWTVPMFHCNGWCLIWGLAAQGGTNICLRKVTPRGIFDSIAQHNVTHMGGAPTVLNMIVNSPDRRRLPHKVEVMTGGAPPPPQIISKMEELGFGVSHLYGLTETFGPGTSCIWKPEWDSLPLADRSKLKARQGVHHLGLEEVDIRDPVTMASVPADGKTIGEIMFRGNTVMSGYLKDLKATEAAFGGGWFRSGDLAVKHPDNYIEVKDRSKDIIISGGENICTVEVETVLYGHPAVLEAAVVARPDDHWGQTPCAFVKLKEGCDDVGAEELIKFCRDHLPHYMAPRTVIFEDLPKTSTGKVQKFILREKAKTMRGRS, from the exons ATGAATCACTTTTTCAAGAACTCGTTGAGTCGCTTCATATGTAGTTCCAATCACTTTCATTCTTCCTTCTTCACTCAAAATTCTTGTAAAAAATTCTCTCACTTTTCCGGGAGCTTTGAGCCAGAATCATGGAGATCAATGGAGGGTCTGGTTCGTTGCTCAGCAAATTACGTTCCTTTGACGCCGATAAGCTTCTTGGAGCGAGCAGCAAAGGCTTATGGAGACAGGAACTCGGTCGTGTATGGTTCTGTGAAATATACTTGGGCTGAAACTCATGAACGATGTCTGAGACTAGCATCTGCTTTGACCCAGTTGGGGATTTCTCGTGGTGATGTT GTTGCAACCCTGGCCCCCAATATCCCTGCAATGCAAGAGCTGCATTTTGCAGTTCCAATGGCGGGAGCAGTGCTCTGTACACTTAATACACGGTATGATTCAGCTATGTTGTCATCCTTACTAAGACATTCAGAAGCGAAAATCATCTTTGTAGACTACCAGTTACTTGAAATTGCTCAGGGAGCTCTCCATCTTCTTGCAAAGACAGACACAAAGCCACCATTCCAAGTCTTGATATCTGAATCGGATGGTCCATGTCCCATTGACATCGCTTCTGAAACCTGCGAATATGAGCGTCTTCTCGCAAACGGACACGACGGATTTGAGATAAGGCGACCAAATAGCGAATGGGATTCTATCAGCCTGAATTACACTTCTGGCACAACATCTAGACCAAAAGGGGTTGTGTATGGTCACAGAGGTGCCTATCTCAATTCCCTGGCAACTGTTCTTCTCCATGGGATAGGCTCAATGCCAGTTTACCTTTGGACTGTTCCTATGTTTCATTGCAACGGGTGGTGCCTCATTTGGGGACTGGCAGCTCAGGGTGGCACCAATATATGCCTTAGAAAAGTCACTCCAAGGGGTATATTTGACAGCATTGCTCAGCACAATGTCACGCACATGGGAGGGGCACCCACTGTCCTGAACATGATAGTGAATTCCCCTGACCGAAGGCGGCTTCCTCACAAGGTGGAAGTGATGACAGGCGGTGCACCGCCACCCCCACAGATTATTTCCAAAATGGAAGAGCTGGGTTTTGGTGTGTCTCACTTGTACGGCCTCACCGAAACATTCGGTCCGGGGACTTCCTGCATATGGAAACCCGAGTGGGATTCTCTACCTCTTGCCGATCGATCCAAATTGAAAGCGCGACAAGGGGTGCATCATCTTGGTTTGGAAGAGGTTGACATAAGAGATCCTGTCACAATGGCAAGCGTGCCAGCTGATGGTAAAACAATAGGCGAGATCATGTTTAGAGGAAATACAGTAATGAGTGGATACCTCAAAGATTTGAAAGCAACAGAAGCAGCTTTCGGTGGTGGATGGTTTCGAAGCGGGGATCTTGCCGTGAAACACCCTGATAATTATATAGAAGTAAAGGACCGATCGAAGGATATAATAATTTCTGGTGGGGAGAACATATGCACAGTTGAAGTAGAAACAGTTTTGTATGGTCATCCAGCAGTTCTTGAGGCTGCAGTTGTTGCGCGGCCAGATGATCACTGGGGCCAGACGCCTTGTGCCTTTGTGAAGTTGAAAGAGGGGTGTGATGATGTTGGTGCTGAAGAACTAATCAAGTTCTGTAGGGATCATTTACCACATTATATGGCTCCCCGGACTGTTATTTTTGAGGATTTGCCAAAAACTTCCACGGGAAAGGTACAGAAGTTTATTTTGAGAGAGAAAGCAAAGACTATGCGCGGCCGTTCATGA
- the LOC133852324 gene encoding protein STRICTOSIDINE SYNTHASE-LIKE 5-like: MSKDGVSASRPNVSDSNITSKRKTSWPFTFFITALVPVVAATILYQLDSFDPAPMPPDALTRHIIDVPARNDRMLEGSELVGVGDLKGPEDVAYEPKSGVIYTGCADGWINRVTVNDSVSHSVVEKWVYTGGRPLGIAFGRNNEVIVADGIKGLLNVSREGTVELLTDEADGQKFRTTDGVDVAENGIIYFTDASYKYSLRECSLDIFEGKPHGRLMSYDPATKRTKVLLHDLYFANGVAVSPDQNYVIFCETPVRRCRKYIIQGKDKGKVDKFIDNLPGIPDNIRYDGEGHYWIALFTGPSVSWDLAVRYPFIRKGLAIMEKSIGRPHIEKNSGVLAVDLAGKPTAHYYDHGLSKVTSGIKIGDYLYCGSIVSPYITRLNLKKHPARATT; encoded by the exons ATGTCTAAAGACGGCGTCTCAGCTTCCCGACCCAACGTCTCTGACTCCAACATCACTTCCAAGAGAAAAACTTCATGGCCGttcactttttttattacaGCACTGGTTCCCGTTGTCGCCGCCACAATTCTCTACCAACTCGACTCGTTCGACCCGGCTCCAATGCCCCCCGATGCGTTGACTCGGCACATCATTGACGTGCCAGCACGCAACGACCGCATGCTAGAAGGATCAGAGCTCGTGGGTGTGGGGGATTTGAAGGGCCCAGAAGATGTTGCTTACGAACCCAAGTCCGGAGTCATCTACACCGGCTGTGCCGACGGGTGGATCAACCGAGTCACCGTGAACGACTCGGTTTCTCACTCGGTGGTGGAGAAGTGGGTCTACACCGGCGGCAGACCTTTGGGAATTGCTTTTGGACGCAACAACGAAGTAATCGTCGCTGATGGCATCAAG GGCCTACTAAACGTGAGCAGAGAAGGTACGGTGGAGTTGTTGACAGACGAGGCTGATGGACAAAAATTCAGAACGACAGATGGTGTGGATGTAGCCGAGAATGGCATAATTTATTTCACAGACGCTTCATATAAATATAGTTTAAGGGAGTGTTCTTTGGACATCTTTGAGGGTAAGCCCCATGGCAGGCTTATGAGCTATGATCCTGCAACCAAAAGAACAAAGGTGCTGCTCCACGACCTCTACTTTGCTAATGGTGTAGCAGTCTCACCTGATCAAAACTATGTCATCTTTTGTGAAACCCCAGT GAGAAGGTGTAGAAAATATATCATACAAGGCAAGGATAAAGGAAAAGTAGACAAGTTTATCGATAATCTACCAGGCATTCCTGATAACATCCGATATGATGGAGAAGGCCATTACTGGATTGCACTCTTTACG GGACCTTCAGTTTCATGGGATTTAGCAGTCAGATACCCTTTCATCCGGAAGGGTTTGGCAATCATGGAGAAGTCCATAGGGCGACCACATATAGAGAAGAATAGTGGGGTTCTGGCAGTTGATTTGGCAGGAAAACCCACCGCCCACTACTATGATCATGGACTGTCAAAGGTTACAAGTGGGATCAAGATTGGAGATTATTTGTACTGTGGTTCCATTGTCTCACCGTACATTACCCGCCTCAATCTGAAAAAACATCCTGCGCGAGCCACCACATGA